One part of the Pyxidicoccus trucidator genome encodes these proteins:
- a CDS encoding TetR/AcrR family transcriptional regulator, translating into MKKQGSAGDGERRRRGRPRGATEQGLETRQHLYATSLGLIAARGFDETTLRDIAKEAGVSVGLLYRYFPSKRAIVLALYDELSARYAERAAKLAPGPWRERFLLALGASLEVLGPHREPLKALVPVLVGGQEEGLFAPGTAFSRLRVQGAFSEAVLGATDAPRGSVAPALGRVLYVVHLAVVLWWLLDKSPRQRATDGLIRLLERLLLPASLALRVPGAGAFVRTADALFRQGLLGEQESAAEEEEAS; encoded by the coding sequence ATGAAGAAGCAGGGCAGCGCGGGGGACGGAGAGCGTCGGCGCAGGGGACGCCCCCGAGGCGCCACGGAGCAGGGGCTGGAGACGCGCCAGCACCTGTACGCCACGTCGCTCGGGCTCATCGCGGCGCGCGGCTTCGACGAGACGACGCTGAGGGACATCGCGAAGGAGGCCGGGGTCAGCGTCGGGCTGCTCTACCGCTACTTCCCCAGCAAGCGCGCCATCGTCCTCGCGCTCTACGACGAGCTCTCCGCCCGGTACGCGGAGCGCGCCGCGAAGCTGGCGCCGGGTCCATGGCGCGAGCGCTTCCTGCTTGCGCTGGGGGCCAGTCTGGAGGTCCTCGGCCCCCACCGGGAGCCACTCAAGGCGCTGGTGCCGGTGCTGGTGGGAGGCCAGGAGGAAGGGCTCTTCGCCCCCGGTACGGCCTTCTCACGGCTGCGGGTGCAGGGGGCCTTCAGCGAGGCGGTGCTCGGAGCCACGGACGCGCCCAGGGGCAGCGTGGCCCCGGCGCTGGGCCGCGTGCTGTACGTGGTGCACCTCGCGGTGGTGCTGTGGTGGCTGCTCGACAAGAGTCCCCGGCAGCGCGCGACGGACGGCCTCATCCGGCTGCTGGAGCGACTGCTCCTCCCCGCCTCCCTCGCGCTCCGGGTCCCCGGGGCCGGCGCCTTCGTTCGCACCGCCGACGCCCTGTTCCGGCAGGGGCTGCTCGGAGAGCAGGAGTCCGCCGCCGAGGAGGAGGAAGCCTCATGA
- a CDS encoding TIGR01777 family oxidoreductase, protein MRIVIPGGTGQVGGVLARAFRARGHDVVILSRGGGDGASRTVPWDGRTVGAWAGELDGADVVINLAGRSVNCRYTAENLRAMMDSRVESTRAVGQAIARAKQPPRLWLQMSTATLYAHRFDAPNDEATGLIGGEEPDAPAYWRQSIDIAKAWERTLAEADTPRTRKVALRTAMVMSADAGGVFDVLLRLVRFRLGGAVAGGRQFVSWIHEDDFVRAVQFLLERDDLEGAFNLAAPRPLPHRDFMKELRAAAGVGPGLPAAKWMLEVGAFFLRTDTELLLKSRRVVPGRLLEAGFTFHFPDWPRAARDLVARWRSLRRPTAAAPAAPASGSSPTDARTPPPPHRS, encoded by the coding sequence ATGAGAATCGTGATTCCTGGAGGCACGGGGCAGGTGGGTGGGGTTCTGGCTCGCGCGTTTCGAGCGCGGGGGCATGACGTCGTCATCCTCAGCCGGGGTGGGGGAGACGGGGCTTCGCGCACCGTGCCGTGGGATGGCCGCACCGTGGGCGCCTGGGCCGGGGAACTCGACGGCGCGGACGTGGTCATCAACCTGGCCGGGCGGAGCGTGAACTGCCGCTATACCGCCGAGAATCTGCGGGCGATGATGGACTCGCGCGTGGAGTCGACCCGGGCAGTGGGGCAGGCCATTGCGCGGGCGAAGCAGCCGCCCCGGCTGTGGCTCCAGATGAGCACGGCCACCCTGTACGCGCACCGCTTCGACGCGCCGAACGACGAGGCCACGGGCCTCATCGGCGGCGAAGAGCCCGATGCGCCGGCGTACTGGCGACAGAGCATCGACATCGCCAAGGCGTGGGAGCGGACGCTTGCGGAGGCGGACACGCCGCGCACGCGCAAGGTGGCGCTCCGCACCGCCATGGTGATGAGCGCCGACGCGGGCGGCGTCTTCGACGTGCTCCTCCGGCTGGTGCGCTTCCGGCTCGGTGGGGCGGTCGCCGGCGGGCGCCAGTTCGTGTCGTGGATTCACGAGGACGACTTCGTCCGGGCCGTCCAGTTCCTGCTGGAGCGCGACGACCTGGAGGGCGCTTTCAATCTGGCCGCGCCACGCCCGCTCCCCCACCGGGACTTCATGAAGGAGCTCCGCGCCGCGGCGGGCGTGGGGCCCGGTCTTCCCGCGGCGAAGTGGATGCTGGAGGTGGGCGCGTTCTTCCTGCGGACGGACACGGAGCTGCTGCTGAAGAGCCGGCGAGTGGTGCCGGGACGCCTGCTCGAGGCCGGCTTCACCTTCCACTTCCCCGACTGGCCCCGGGCCGCCCGGGACCTCGTCGCACGCTGGCGGAGCCTTCGCCGGCCTACGGCAGCTGCTCCCGCAGCGCCGGCCAGCGGGTCCTCACCCACTGACGCACGTACTCCACCTCCTCCTCATAGGAGTTGA